The Anaerolineae bacterium region TACGACGATGTTCAAGCCGCCGTTGGCAAGCGAGAGAGTCAGATGCTCTCCACCGACCTTTCCTTCCTGGCGGAATTTAACCATTTGCATCACCACGCTTTTCCAGTCATAAGCCTGGGCGGTTAAGACCGTATTGGGAGCGATGGAGGATTGATCCATGTCGTTGCCCAACCAGTAAACGCCTGGCTTTTCCGAGCAAGCGCGGATCGCACCAACCGTCTGCTGAGCAGTGCCGGTCAGAATGTCGGCGCCTGCGTCAATGTGCGCTTTTGCCAGTTCCGCAGCCTTAGCAATGTCGCCAAACGAACCGGTATAGGCAATCCGAACTTCGGCATCGGGGTTGACGGCTTTGACACCTTGTTCGAAGCCGTAGTTGTACTTAATCGCGTCGCCAGCTTCGATCGGTCCTACCACGCCAATGATATTCGTCTTGGTGAGCTTGCCCGCCAGCATCCCCTGCAGGTAAGCCCCTTCCTGCGCCTGCGGATCGTAGGCAAAAACGTTCTCGCGAGTCTGGAAGCCAGTTCCGTAGGCAAACGACGTCTCGGGGAATTCGGGGGCAATCTCATCTAAAACAGACTGGTATTGCGACCCGTGGGCGATGATCAAATCAAACCCTTGCGAGGCGTACTGACGAATCGCAGCCGCCGCATCGGTTGGGTTACCCAAACGCTCGCTAATAGCGACTTCAACCTTGTCTTCGCCCAATTCTGCCTGAACGGCTTTGACGCCTTCGGTCATGCCCTGGCTCCACGAGAGATCGTCCACCGTGCTGGGCAGGATCAGGGCGATGCGGATCTTTTGCGCTTGTTGTTGCCCACCGCAGGCGCTCAACAAAGCACTCAAGACCAGTATAGAGATGATCAGAATGGACAGTTTTTTCATAGTTTCTTCTCCTCGGAAAATATAAGATTAATCGCCTTCGCGATTGAACGGCTTGCCTAAAGCCGCCGGTCCCCAGATTTGGCGTGCTGCCACCGTTAAAGCCAGAATGGTCAGCACATAGGGTGCCATGACCGCAAATTCATAGGGAATTTGCAGCCCCAACACCTGCACCCATAACTGCAAGGCATCCACCAGGCTGAAGAAGAGCGCTCCACCGAGAATGCCCCACGGACTCCAACGCCCGAAGTAAACCAGAGCAACGGCTATGAAACCCCGTCCAGCGCTGATGTTATCCGCATACATATTGGTATGTCCGAGGGTCAGAAAAGCCCCTGCCAGCGCGGCGGCGATGCTTCCGATCACCAGACAGGTATAACGGATGGCAACGACACTCAATCCCAGGGTGTCGGCGGCTTCGGGGGTCATCCCGGCACTACGGATTTTCAGTCCCCAGGTGGTCTTGAACAAAACAAACCACGAGACCGGCACCATTAAGAAGGCAAAGTACACCATCCAGTTATGGTTAAACAGGATTTGACCCAAAATCGGGATGTCGCTCAGGTAGGGAATTGAAATGGGTTGAAAGCCTTCGATGCCGGTGATATACCCGACCGTGATGCGAAAGAGATACCCCGCCAGGCCTACCCCGAACATATACAAACCGATTCCACTGATGCCCTGTTCTGCCTGTAAAGTGATGCTGATAAAACCCATCAACAGCCCCATAAAAATGCCCACCGCAATCGCAGCCAGGATTCCCCACCACGGTGATCCACTGCGCAAGGCTACCCAAAAGCCAACAAACGCCCCCATCATCATAATTCCTTCTACGCCAAGGTTATACACGCCGGCACGCTGATCGAACATCTCCCCCAGGGCTGCCAGCAGGAACGGAGTCGCCAGGCGAACACCGGTAGTAATAATGCCAACGATGATCGACATTTGCAGGAGTTGATCAATCACGGGGAGGTTCTCCTTGGTCAGAAGTTCCGCCGGGAGAGACGGCGACCGGCAAAGCGGGTTGGGGTGTTTTTCGCCGCAACGGTGCAGTTACTTTTTCGACCCACTCGGGACGGCGGATAAAAATATCCGAACCAACCACAAATAAGACCATAATTCCCTGAATGGTCAACACAATGGCAGCCGGGATTGCCACGGCGCGCTGCATCATATCGGCGCCTAAGACCAATGCCCCAAATAAGAAAGACGCTGGAATCAAACCGATGGGATGTAAACGTCCAAACAAGGCTGCCACAATGCCTGTAAACCCATAGCCGGCCGAAACACCATCCAACAAACGGTGATGAATACCCAGTACTTCAACGATGCCAGCCAGTCCGGCGAATCCACCGCTCAGCGCCATTGCCAGAATTAAGCCTCCTTCGACTGGAATGCCAGCGTAGCGAGCCGCCTTTGGACCAGCTCCGACCGCCCGCAGACGGTATCCAACCACTGTCCGCCACAGGAAAATGTAAACCAAAATCGCCAGCACTATCGCAATAATAAATCCCCAGTGCAAACGGGTTTGAGGAATCAGTTTACCCAGCCAGATACCTCTCGCCAGTTGCTGGGTTTGGGGAAAGCCTGTTCCATACGCAATTTCGGTCGGGTCAATGAGCGGTCCGCGCAACAAAAAGACCAGCACCTGTTGAGCGATGGCATTGAGCATAATGGTTGAAAGAATTTCGTTGACTTTGAAATAGGCGCGCAAAGCCCCCGGAATGGCACCATAGAGAGCGCCTCCAAGAAAGCCAGCCAGCATCGTTAGCGGGAATAAAAGAAAAGGTGACCAGTTTTGCAAGGTAATCGCTACCACCGTGCCGGCTAAGGCGCCGATAATCATCTGCCCTTCGCCACCGATGTTGAGAATCCCGGAGCGAAAGGCGATCACAATGCCTAAACCGACCAACATCAAGGGGGTAGCTTTGGCAGCCGTCTCCGTCAGCCCATACAGGCTGCTGAATGGACCGAGAAGCATGGCTCGGTAAGCGGTAAAAGGATTTGCCCGCACAATCAGGAGCAGGATGGCACCGACCAAAAGGGCGCTGATGACGGCGATGACCAGGATAGCCAGTTGTACTTTGTACGAGGATTTCATTGACGGAGAAGACCTCTCCAATTTTATTTGTCAGACAATATTATAAATCCGCTGAGTGTTTTTGTCTAGAGAAAATTGATTAAGAATCCCAGAAGCCGAGATGAACCTGGTGTGCCTCCGCCAAGTCCACCGGTCCGATCACCTCAATCCTTCTTTGTCCTCTTTGAAACACCTCGCGACAGGGCAAATCAAGGGTTGGATTTTCGGCATGGGCGCCGGTCATCTGACGTAAGTCCGCTTCACTGAGGGCGTAAACCACTTTGCCAATTCCAGCCCAGTAGATCGCGCCGGCGCACATGGCACAAGGTTCTGTGCTGGTGTAAAGCGTACAGCGTTCCAGGAACTCTACAGGATACTTCCGAGAAGCAGCGCGCACCAGATTGGTTTCTGCATGGCCGGTACAGTCCCTTTCGGTGACGACACTGTTTTCCGCCTCCAGGAGGATATTCCCCTGATCGTCAACCAACAGCGCTCCAAAGGGGTGGTTGCCATGTTCTCTGGCTTGTCGAGCTAACTCCACTGCCCGTTGCAGGTAAGGCAGATGTCGATCAAGATCCGGTTCCTCACCTTGATGCTGATTCATGACACTTGTCCTGGAGAGATCTGGCGAAAAGGCAATTCTACTGTACGCATTATACTATTGAGTGCTTTGAACCCGCTTAGCTTATATCAGGTAGAAAATATCGGTGGAGAAACGGCAAAATCTTGACAAATCACAGGGATTTTGTGATTGCGCCCTTTTTTCTTCTTTGATAGCAGACTATCTAAGAATATGTTACGAACCCAAGAAGCTCATTCCGATTCGAGCACCTGTCACGAATTCGTGGATGGTCCCTTCACAACGCCACGGTAGGGAGGTATGTTTTTCCCAGGCTGCCCAGGTATCGGGCATTCACTCCACCATTTCAACTACAGGACACCCTTATCCTCTATTTAGCAACTGCGACAAAAATCAATTCGAGCTTCACCTCGTCGGCTACACTGGCAACAAAGGGCACATTGGGAACAACCAGGTTGAAGTCCGAGCGGCGGATTGTGGCAGTGGCACTACCGCTGAGGCGGGTTGGGCTCTCGGCAACCACGGTGACTTCAAAGGTTACCGGTTGGGTAACTTCGCGAATCGTCAGATCTCCGGTCAGGCGGAAGGTGTAAGTTTTGCCGACCTCACCGCTGCCGTTCAAGCCTTCGATGGTTGTAGGCGTAAAGAGAATGTACTCATAAGCATCCGTCTGGAGAATTCGATTGCGAATGGCGGAATTACGACGTTCATCATCGGTCGCAAAGCCGCGTGCATTAATCTGGATTGGGCTGACTTTGGATTGGGAGAGTTCAACCGTATTGACGACGATTTCGCCTGTGACCAGATTTGTCTCTCCAATGACATCTTTGGGGCTGCCGCGTAAGATTTCAAAAATCGTGAAGCGCGCCAGAGTCTCCGTCGAAACAATTTGAAAGACGATTTCGTCACCACTCTGGGTTTGAGAGGCGGAGGAAGTCTGTTCGGGCAGCGGGTAAGGGCTCTCAACCGCTTGTTCCAGTGTAGCTGAAGCTGGCTCGGTTTCGCCTGGGCCCGGGTAAGCGTTCTCCATCTCTGAAGATGAGGTTTCTGGCTCATTTACTGCAACAGTTATCGGAGCCGCAGGGGTGCTGGGTGGTAAAGTAGGTCCCAGGACAGATTGAACCAGGGCATAACCAACGATAGTCAGCACAGCAATTGCGAGCAAGAAGAAGATCGTTGTTTTTCGTTTCATCATAAACCTTTTAGCCTCGCAGATATATTGGATATAATTTGTCATATTGTAATCGCTCAAGCGCGTACAAACGCTTCCCCCTGCCAACTCTCAATAAATATTAATCTTTTTACGCTGCCAAAACTCAATCCGGCAAGATTGTCTCGGCTTTAGCCTGATGGCGACTCCAGATCAATAGATTCTTCGAGATCCCCTTTGCGCCGCCGATAATATTTTCCTTTTTCTTGATACATCATGTTGTCTGCCTGGACGATCAACTTCTGGAGGGATAATTCGGAATTGGTGATTGCTCTTCCGATGGACAAACTCAAGGAGGGCGCCTGCGTATGATATTTGTTGTTCAAGTCCATCAAATTCCGAATCCGTTCAACGAGATGGGCGGTCTTTCGCTCCCCACACCCTGGTAAGAGAATGATAAATTCATCGCCTCCTATGCGGGCAAGGATGTTGTTCTCATCAATGGCTTTCTGCAAGACTTCTGCAGCGCGCCGAATCAGGTCATCTCCTGCCTGATGACCGTACGTGTCATTGACTGCTTTCAAGCCATTAATGTCCGCAACGATCACACCGCTTGGATAAACGGGACTCTGTTCCCATTCCCGCAGGGTTTGCTCGAAAAACATGCGGTTATATAAACCGGTCAACACATCATGGCTGCCGAGATAACGTAAATAATCCTCAGCTTTCTTGCGCGCTGTAATGTCTTGCAGGGAGACCAGTACCCATTTGAACGTATTTTCATAGCCAGGCATAATGCGCACTTCTATATGCACCTGAATCGCTTCCCCATCCAACGCATAGTTAACTCCCTGCCGTTCATAGACAGTAACCCCATTCCACAAATCCTCAAGTTCCTTGGCAAAATGAAGGGACATCTCATCGCGGAAAACCCTGTCTAAATTCGCGATCAATTCCTCTTTGCTGCGCGCTTTGAATAAGTCAAGCGTTTTTTGGTTGACATTGACAACGCGGATGAGTCCCATACAATGTCTGACAAAATCAGGGTTGCGTGTCAGATAGGGTTGGATTTTCCTGATCCCCTGGGCGCGAAGCTGGTCAAGAGCGACTTTGATTCCACTCCAGTCCTCCTCCCAAAGAGAAATCGGAGAATGTTCGAATAGCGCCTGAAAACGGCGCTCCGCTTCTTTACGTTGGGTTATATCTTCCAGGGTAATCAATACGTGATCCCAACTGTCAAGCGATTGAGGAGCGATCGATAGATGCAGTCGAACCTCAATCGGGTCTCCTCTCAGGGTATAATTAATTCCCTCCCCCGTCCAATAGGTGTTCCCTTCCCAGAGCGTCAATAACTCTTGCTGAAAATGGATGCGCATCTGATCGCGAAACACCCTGTCTAGATTTGCCAGCAATTCTTCTTCCGACTGGGCGTGAAACAGCTCTAAAGTTTTGCGGTTTACGCGACGCACAACGATTCCGTTCATGCAATGATCAATAAACTGCGGATGCGCAGTAAAATAATCCTGCAAAGAGGTAACCCCTTGCGAACGCAAATCATCAAAGGCAACTTTTATGGCGCTAAAATCTTCTTCCCAAAGGGAAATGGGGGCATATTCAAACATAATCGATTCACTTTCTAAGTAGTTCATGTGCACCCTCGTGCTTAACTGATATACGATTTTTCGTCATCCTGCATTCGACGGGCGAGCGGTGGGAATGAAGAATGAACCTGAGAGTAAGGGTGAAGATCCACACATTGATTGGGTATTAATCTCTAAATGGATTATACCCTTTCGACAGGTAGTTTTAATCTGCGAACTTATGAATAGCGTTCATAGACAAATGGCTAAAGGAACTTTGTCATCCATACAGGGAGATATTCATATTGAGCCACAGACGAATTGAGAAATTCTGGAACAGGGCAGTTGCTCGAAGAACAAACGCTTTCACTATAAAAGAGAGAGCTGCAGATAAAATCCCAGCAATGAATCACTTCAAGAAAGATTTTCTAATTGCACCAGCTTCAAGAAAGCTTCATGAATTCGCCCATTATCCGCCAAAACGGTATGCCCCAGGGGGTCAAACCGTCTCCCATCGATCTGGGTCACCATTCCCCCAGCTTCGCGGACAATACAGGCACCAGCATCAATATCCCAGGGGTGAAGATGTAATTCCCAATAGCCATCGATCCGTCCAGCGGCGACATCGCACAGCCCCAGGGCAGCCACCCCACTACAATAAACGGCAAAGGCGTTTTTCACTGCCCGACCCCATTGCACAAGGTTATCTCGCTCAGAAGTCCAGGCATCATACGGAAACCCGGAGCCAAGCAATGCTTTATCAATCTGATCAACCTCAGAGACGTGAATAGGCGCTCCGTTCAAGGTGGCGCCTCTTCCTTTACACGCAGCAAACAATTCACCGGTCATTGGTTGATAAATAACGCCAACCACTGCTTCATCATCGACCACCAAACCAATGGAGACAGCAAAAACGGGAATGCAACGCACATAGTTGGTTGTACCATCAATCGGATCAACCACCCAATAGCCCGCCTGGCTTTCTTCTCGATGACCTTCCTCCCCCAGAAAGCCATACTGCGGGAACTCTTTTTGCAAGCGCATGGCAATGATCTGTTCTGTTTGCCCATCCAGCTCGGTTACGACTTCAATAGCGCTTTTATAGCGCAGGGCATTGGCTTTACCGTAATGCTGTCGTAAAAATTCCCCCGCTTCAAGGGCAGCTTCGATGGCAGCGTTGAGTTCACGATCCATATTGTTATCCTGGGCAAGTTATTGGTTTGATGACAAGGCTATTTGTTTTTCATGGTCAAGGGAGTTCCCTCCCTTGAAGCAGTTACAAATAGCAAGCTGTCTGCCAGCATCGGAGTATTTTAATCCATAAATGACCCGCCGTTGACGTTAATGCTTTCCCCGGTGATAAAGTCAGACGCCGCTGAAGCTAAGAACAAAGCCACCTTCGCTACATCCTCTGCGGTTTCCAGACGCCCCAGTGGTGTGTCATCGATATAAAGCTGACGAACGTCCTGCGGTTTTACACCTCGCAAATTTGCTTCCCACTCCACTTCGCGGGCTTGCATACTGGTTGCCACATAGCCGGGACAGATGGCATTCACCGTGATCCCGTGGCGAGCCAACTCGCCGGCCATCGCCTGCGTCAAGCCCACCACTGCAAACTTGGAGGCGACATAATGCGCCAGAAAGGGGGCATTGCCGCGTTTGCCTGCCATGCTGGCAATGTTGATAATCTTCCCTCTTAAGCCGCTGGTGGCATCCGGGTTTTGCTTTAGCATCTGGCGTACAACCACTTGCGAACACAAAAAAGAGCCTTTGGCGTTCACATTCATGTTAAAATCCCAATCTTGCTCGGTAAGATCGACAAAGCGGTTCATCGTGCTTACACCAGCATTATTTACCCAGATATCAATATGTCCCCATCGCTCAACGATCAGATCAACCACGGCCTGGCATTCATCCTGGCGGGTTACATCCAGTTTCAGGGCAATGGCCTCCCCGCCGCTTTGCTTGATTTCATTGGCAACGTTATTTGCCCATTCCCAATTGACATCGGTAACCGCCACGCGACTGCCTGCCTGAGCGAACGCCATTGCAATTGCTTTTCCGATCCCCGAACCGGCGCCGGTGATGCCACTGACTTTGAGTTGTAATTCTTTGCTCATCCCAAACCTCACAATGCAATCTGTTTCGATAACCTCCAATAAGGAGCCATTACAAAGATTATAAACCTGCCTGAAACGGAAATTCAGGTTGTTTCCGCACTACGCATGATGCGCATCAAGACTAAAGTCAAAAGGATGATTACGACTAGCAAAAGGAAAGACATCGCCGAGCTTTTACCCATGTCCAGAAAGACGAAAGCGACCCGATAAATATAATAACTGATCGTTTCGGTAGCAATACCTGGACCGCCGCGCGTCAGGATATACACCAGGTCATAAGTCTTGAGGGCTGCAATCATGCGGATCAAGACAGCTACCAGGATCGTTGGCATCATCAAAGGCACTGTGATGAAACGAAATTGCTGAGACGAATTGGCGCCATCAATCATAGCAGCTTCATATAATTCATCCGGCAAGGAGGTTAAGCCTGCCAGTAAGATCAAGAGGATGAAGGAGGTTTCATGCCATATGTCCACAATAATAATGGTGATCATGGCAAGGCGTGGATCGCCCAGCCAGGCTGGTTGAGGTAAACCCATTAAGCCAAGGAAATAATTAATAATCCCCAATTCAGGATGCAACAAAAGCCGCCAGATTGTACCCACCGTTATGGGCGGCATGAGCATGGGGATTAACAAAATCAACAAGTATAAATCTCTGCCCCTCAACCGCTTGTTATTTAACAATAATGCCAGACCAAAACCAATCAAAAATTCTAAAACCACGACGCTGATCGTCAGGATAATCGTATTGCGGGTTGCCCCTACGAGGAGTTTATCGCTGAAAATTTGGGTGTAATTGCCTGGATTGAGCCCCTTGATGCCCCCCTGGCTGAGAACATAATCATGCAAACTCACGTAAAAGGCATAGAGCAGCGGGAACCCGACGACTAACCAGATGCCAATGAGCGCTGGTAGCACTAGCTGAACCCGCAACCTGCGATCGGAGCGCAGGACCGGAGCAGGAACAGGTTTATTGCGAGTAGGTTTTACCAGTTCAGCCATTTGCTTTTGAGAGGAGAGGCGCTCTCCAGGGAATCAGCGCCTCTCCGAAACGATGTCTTAATCCACCAATCCCTTGAGGACTTCCGCGACTTCATTGAGCGCGTCGACTACCGACTTTGAACCGGCAACAGCTTCCGAAATTGCCCGCCCGAGCTCTTCCACAACCTGGGGGCTGCGACTCATGATGGGGAAGGGTATTGCTTCGCCCACGATTTGTTCAACTTCGCTGTAATGCGGGTATTTCGCCAGCACATCGGCATCCTCAAAGACATCGGCGCGCGCAGGGGCACCGCCAAGCAAGGCGCGTTCTTTGGCAATTTCGAACGACTCCACCCACTCAATAAACGCCCAGGCTGCTTCCGGGTTGGGAGAAGAGACCGGAATCGCCCAGCCCCAACCGCCCAACAGACCTTTGCCGCCCGGCACGCGCACCACTTTGCACTTGTCAACCACCTGAGATTTTTCAGGATCGTTGAGTTGCGGCAGCATCCAGTTAAAGGTAATATAGCTAAAAGCCTGCCCTTGAGCCATCGTGGAGAAGGCTTCGTCAAAGCCATAGGCTGGAGCGCCTGGAGGGGCAGCGTTCTTCATTGCATCTACGTAGAGGGTCAGTGCTTTGACGCCAGCCTCGTTATTTATAGTGACATTCCAATTTTCATCGTAGATGCGTCCACCAGAGCTGTAGAGATAGTTCAGGAACTCCATTGTAGTGGGATCAGGGCGCAGACCCATCATCGATGAGCCATAGAGATCGATTTGACCATCACCGTTGGTGTCGCGAGTCATGAATTTAGCCAATTCGACGTATTCCTCAGGACTGGCAGGTAGGGTCAGATCTTTGCCGTATTTCTGTTTGTATTCTTCCTGTAAGGCTGGGTCGTTGAGGAGGTCATCCCGATAGATTAACGCCATGGCGTAGTTATAGAAAGGAATCATATATGTCTTGCCATGTAAACGCCCCACCATCTCAACCATCGATGGCAAATAGTCATCGAGGTTGATGGTCTGGCTCTTTGACACCATTTCGTCCAGTTCCATCAGCCAGCCAGCGTTGACAAATTCGCCCACCCAATAGTTATCCACCACGATAACATCATACGAACCGGCTCCTTCTGGAGCAGTGAGTTGGGGAACGAGCTTCTCATGCATCAGGGCATAGTTCAACACCTCAATGTTGACCGTCATGCCGGTGGCTTCCTGGAATTTGGGCAAAACAGCCTGCACAAACTCGGTATCTGGCACGCCTTCCATCATAATATTGATGGTGACACCCTCGAACGGCTTTGCAGCAGGGGCTTCAGCGGGCGCGCCGGGCTCCGCAGTTGCGGGCGCTTCGGTGGCGGACGGCACTTCGGGAGCTGTTGGAGCTTCAGTTGCCTGCGGAGCGCAGGCTCCCAGCAAGATGGCTACGATCACTCCTATGCTCAATATCAGGCGCATCGTTTTCTTACTCATCATTCTTCTCTCCTTTCTGGATCATGGTTGGTTTTTTGAACACTCCCAAAAGGGATTCTTACCAATTTTGAGAACTGAATTAGAGTTTTTTCTCGCTGCTTCCTCTCCTTTCAATTTATTTGATCGACCCAAATGTCAGGTTACGCACCAGCGACTTTTGGATGACCCACGTCAGGACAATAACCGGCAATATCACTAAAAAGGTGGCTGCTGAGACAGCCCCAATTTGCACCCCTTGCTGAGTCCATAAACTGGCAATCGCGACCGGCAACGTGCGCGTCTCGCGTCCGGTCAGGATGAGGGCAAACAAAAATTCATTCCAATTTAAGATGAAATTGAACACGCCCGCTGCCAGCAAGCCAGGCAGTGAAACCGGAATGGTCACCCTCCAAAAAGCCTGGAGGCGCGAACATCCATCGATCATGGCGGCTTCTTCAAGGTCAACCGGAATGCTTTGGAAAAAGCCAATCAATATCCAAACGGTGTAGGGGAGATTGAAAGATAAATAAGCCAATACGAGCCCCAGGCGCGAATCCCACAGATGGAAAATGCGCGCTAACAGGAAAATTGGAATCACCAGCGTAATTGGCGGCAGCATTTGGGTGCTTAGCATGCTCAGGCGCAAGATCGGATCGCCGGTCTTGAAACGAGCAATCGAATACGCTGCCAAAGCACCTAGAGCTAAGGCAACCAGACTTGCAGCCGTTGAAATAAGGAAACTGTTGTAAAAGTACTTCTGGAACGGGTATTTTTCAAAGATGATTCGGTAATTCTCCAGGGTAGGAGTAAAAAACCACACCGGCGGGATCTTATAAGCAATCAGGCGATTGGCAAAGGAGGTCCGCATCACCCAAAGGATCGGCAGTAAGATGATTAAAGACGCTCCCGTCAGGATCAGATGACTGATCAATAATCCCAGATTACGCCGTAACCAACTCAAAACTTTCATTGCTACTGTTCCAATCATTCCTGATCCGCAATCCCTTCGATCTTCGCCAGCATGCGAAAGTGGCTTTTGTTGGACTCATAGAGCTGGCGATATAAGGCAAAGCGTTGCTGATATTGTGCGTGTTCCTCCAGGCGCGGTTGGGTAACATGACTGATGGTGATATATCTTTCGATCTCCGACCAACTCGTAAATGCCCCAATTCCCATGCCGGCAACGAATGCAGCCCCAAGAGAAGAGCCGGGATGGTGAGCAACCTCCTCGAGCGGATAACCAATCACATCTGCGGTCACCTGACGCCATAGCTGGCTCTTTGCTCCGCCGTTAGCAACCCGCACGCGATAGATCTCCCAACCGCGCTCTTTCATGACCTGAATATGGTGGAGGAACCCAAAGGAAATGCCTTCCAAAATAGCATGGTACAGGTGAGCGCGGGTGTGCTGCAAGGTCAACCCAAAGAACATTCCGCGCGCCAGAGGGTCAAAGATGGGAGTTTTTTCGCCAATGAAGTAGGGCAATAAGATCAATCCATCCGAACCGGGACGAATGCCTTCCGCTTCGCGGTCCAGATCGGGATAATCTAACTCAGGGGCAAATTGATTGCGGAACCATTTGATGATCGAACCACTGGAAGCCATGCAACCATTGATCAGGTATAATCCTGGGATCACATGATAATCCAAAAAGAGTCGCTCGTCGATGGCAAGGTGATCAATCGAATACAAGATATCGCCTGCTCCGCCTAGCTTGACCAATAAATCGCCGTTTTCCTTCAAACCTACCGAGAAAGCCGAAGCAACGTGATCAGCACTGCCCGCGACAACGGGTGTACCTTCTAGCAGGCCGGTTTGGCGCGCAGCCTCAGCGCTGACTTTCCCAATGACATCGCTTGGGGCGTGAACGGGGGGCAATTGATCGCGACGGATACGGCTCAGCGATAACAA contains the following coding sequences:
- a CDS encoding Nucleoside ABC transporter, periplasmic nucleoside-binding protein, which translates into the protein MKKLSILIISILVLSALLSACGGQQQAQKIRIALILPSTVDDLSWSQGMTEGVKAVQAELGEDKVEVAISERLGNPTDAAAAIRQYASQGFDLIIAHGSQYQSVLDEIAPEFPETSFAYGTGFQTRENVFAYDPQAQEGAYLQGMLAGKLTKTNIIGVVGPIEAGDAIKYNYGFEQGVKAVNPDAEVRIAYTGSFGDIAKAAELAKAHIDAGADILTGTAQQTVGAIRACSEKPGVYWLGNDMDQSSIAPNTVLTAQAYDWKSVVMQMVKFRQEGKVGGEHLTLSLANGGLNIVVNPNLSNVIPADVMALIEQAKKDIIDGKLVVELPK
- a CDS encoding Nucleoside ABC transporter, permease protein 2, translated to MIDQLLQMSIIVGIITTGVRLATPFLLAALGEMFDQRAGVYNLGVEGIMMMGAFVGFWVALRSGSPWWGILAAIAVGIFMGLLMGFISITLQAEQGISGIGLYMFGVGLAGYLFRITVGYITGIEGFQPISIPYLSDIPILGQILFNHNWMVYFAFLMVPVSWFVLFKTTWGLKIRSAGMTPEAADTLGLSVVAIRYTCLVIGSIAAALAGAFLTLGHTNMYADNISAGRGFIAVALVYFGRWSPWGILGGALFFSLVDALQLWVQVLGLQIPYEFAVMAPYVLTILALTVAARQIWGPAALGKPFNREGD
- a CDS encoding N-Acetyl-D-glucosamine ABC transport system, permease protein 1; amino-acid sequence: MAELVKPTRNKPVPAPVLRSDRRLRVQLVLPALIGIWLVVGFPLLYAFYVSLHDYVLSQGGIKGLNPGNYTQIFSDKLLVGATRNTIILTISVVVLEFLIGFGLALLLNNKRLRGRDLYLLILLIPMLMPPITVGTIWRLLLHPELGIINYFLGLMGLPQPAWLGDPRLAMITIIIVDIWHETSFILLILLAGLTSLPDELYEAAMIDGANSSQQFRFITVPLMMPTILVAVLIRMIAALKTYDLVYILTRGGPGIATETISYYIYRVAFVFLDMGKSSAMSFLLLVVIILLTLVLMRIMRSAETT
- a CDS encoding Inositol-1-monophosphatase, with the protein product MDRELNAAIEAALEAGEFLRQHYGKANALRYKSAIEVVTELDGQTEQIIAMRLQKEFPQYGFLGEEGHREESQAGYWVVDPIDGTTNYVRCIPVFAVSIGLVVDDEAVVGVIYQPMTGELFAACKGRGATLNGAPIHVSEVDQIDKALLGSGFPYDAWTSERDNLVQWGRAVKNAFAVYCSGVAALGLCDVAAGRIDGYWELHLHPWDIDAGACIVREAGGMVTQIDGRRFDPLGHTVLADNGRIHEAFLKLVQLENLS
- a CDS encoding Sensory box/GGDEF family protein, producing MNYLESESIMFEYAPISLWEEDFSAIKVAFDDLRSQGVTSLQDYFTAHPQFIDHCMNGIVVRRVNRKTLELFHAQSEEELLANLDRVFRDQMRIHFQQELLTLWEGNTYWTGEGINYTLRGDPIEVRLHLSIAPQSLDSWDHVLITLEDITQRKEAERRFQALFEHSPISLWEEDWSGIKVALDQLRAQGIRKIQPYLTRNPDFVRHCMGLIRVVNVNQKTLDLFKARSKEELIANLDRVFRDEMSLHFAKELEDLWNGVTVYERQGVNYALDGEAIQVHIEVRIMPGYENTFKWVLVSLQDITARKKAEDYLRYLGSHDVLTGLYNRMFFEQTLREWEQSPVYPSGVIVADINGLKAVNDTYGHQAGDDLIRRAAEVLQKAIDENNILARIGGDEFIILLPGCGERKTAHLVERIRNLMDLNNKYHTQAPSLSLSIGRAITNSELSLQKLIVQADNMMYQEKGKYYRRRKGDLEESIDLESPSG
- a CDS encoding cytidine/deoxycytidylate deaminase family protein yields the protein MNQHQGEEPDLDRHLPYLQRAVELARQAREHGNHPFGALLVDDQGNILLEAENSVVTERDCTGHAETNLVRAASRKYPVEFLERCTLYTSTEPCAMCAGAIYWAGIGKVVYALSEADLRQMTGAHAENPTLDLPCREVFQRGQRRIEVIGPVDLAEAHQVHLGFWDS
- a CDS encoding 3-oxoacyl-[acyl-carrier protein] reductase gives rise to the protein MSKELQLKVSGITGAGSGIGKAIAMAFAQAGSRVAVTDVNWEWANNVANEIKQSGGEAIALKLDVTRQDECQAVVDLIVERWGHIDIWVNNAGVSTMNRFVDLTEQDWDFNMNVNAKGSFLCSQVVVRQMLKQNPDATSGLRGKIINIASMAGKRGNAPFLAHYVASKFAVVGLTQAMAGELARHGITVNAICPGYVATSMQAREVEWEANLRGVKPQDVRQLYIDDTPLGRLETAEDVAKVALFLASAASDFITGESINVNGGSFMD
- a CDS encoding Sugar ABC transporter, permease protein, translating into MKSSYKVQLAILVIAVISALLVGAILLLIVRANPFTAYRAMLLGPFSSLYGLTETAAKATPLMLVGLGIVIAFRSGILNIGGEGQMIIGALAGTVVAITLQNWSPFLLFPLTMLAGFLGGALYGAIPGALRAYFKVNEILSTIMLNAIAQQVLVFLLRGPLIDPTEIAYGTGFPQTQQLARGIWLGKLIPQTRLHWGFIIAIVLAILVYIFLWRTVVGYRLRAVGAGPKAARYAGIPVEGGLILAMALSGGFAGLAGIVEVLGIHHRLLDGVSAGYGFTGIVAALFGRLHPIGLIPASFLFGALVLGADMMQRAVAIPAAIVLTIQGIMVLFVVGSDIFIRRPEWVEKVTAPLRRKTPQPALPVAVSPGGTSDQGEPPRD